The Pseudanabaena galeata CCNP1313 genome includes a region encoding these proteins:
- the thrB gene encoding homoserine kinase, translating into MTIFEVSVPATTANIGPGFDCLGAALSLYNRFEFSLADRLTITATGEGADKVERDETNLVYQSIAKFYQHIDRPIPAIAFHTDTAIPLSRGLGSSATAIVGGIFGANLLAGSPLDRMALLDLAIEMEGHPDNVAPAMLGGCQLMASNQAGGWEFCDLQWHQDIAIAVAIPAFELSTAEARKVLPKQFSMHDAVFNASHLALLTHGIQTGNASWLKAGLQDRLHQPYRQSLITGMADVQTAAIAAGAYGTVISGAGPTLLSLAPMGTIESVAQAMQQAWQSIGVTAITKCLAIAKDGTTFKTR; encoded by the coding sequence ATGACCATTTTTGAAGTTTCCGTTCCCGCCACCACTGCTAATATTGGCCCCGGATTTGATTGCCTTGGGGCAGCCCTATCGCTCTATAACCGTTTTGAATTTTCCCTCGCCGATCGCTTAACCATCACGGCAACAGGTGAAGGCGCAGACAAGGTGGAACGCGACGAAACCAACCTTGTTTATCAAAGCATAGCTAAGTTTTATCAGCATATCGATCGCCCCATTCCAGCGATCGCCTTTCATACAGATACAGCCATCCCACTATCACGAGGGTTGGGCAGTTCGGCAACCGCGATTGTGGGCGGTATTTTTGGCGCGAATTTATTGGCAGGATCGCCCCTCGATCGCATGGCTTTATTAGATCTTGCGATCGAGATGGAAGGACATCCTGATAATGTGGCTCCAGCAATGTTGGGCGGATGTCAACTAATGGCTTCCAATCAAGCGGGGGGATGGGAATTTTGTGATTTGCAATGGCATCAAGATATTGCGATCGCCGTGGCAATTCCCGCCTTTGAGTTATCGACTGCCGAAGCACGAAAAGTTTTGCCAAAGCAATTTTCTATGCATGATGCAGTTTTTAACGCTTCGCATTTGGCATTGTTAACGCACGGGATTCAGACAGGAAATGCTAGTTGGCTCAAGGCGGGACTACAAGATCGTCTGCATCAACCCTATCGCCAAAGTTTGATTACAGGTATGGCTGATGTGCAGACCGCCGCGATCGCCGCAGGAGCCTATGGCACAGTAATCAGTGGCGCGGGGCCAACACTACTTTCTTTAGCCCCAATGGGTACAATAGAGTCAGTCGCCCAAGCTATGCAACAAGCATGGCAATCAATAGGTGTTACGGCTATAACTAAATGTCTAGCGATCGCTAAAGATGGTACAACGTTTAAAACTCGTTAG
- the hemG gene encoding protoporphyrinogen oxidase gives MSLTPSSETNQPLDVLVVGAGISGLTIAHELAIAKKYRVLVAEAQDRVGGAITSAKNDEGYQWEEGPNSFQPAPELLRLAVQVGLKDELVLANGKLPRFVFLNGKLNALPMSPPTAIASKILTWGGKIRLALGAIGFARPAMAGEESVDQFFSRLLGKQAVERLVAPFISGVYAGDPKRLSAKAAFAKIFRLENSYNGLLAGAILSAKERKAQKLNDPNLPKVKAGELGSFRQGIQTLPEAIATKLREQGTAVKQQWTLRSLEKQGEIYISKFDTPIGEETVRSRSVVLSTPAYVTAKLLQDYLPAASQALNEIFYPTVACVVLAYPKSEFAYDMKGFGNLIPRTQGVRTLGTIWSSSLFAGRAPEGWQLLLNFIGGTLDPALAKLSEPEIIAAVHQDLKKTILRPDTKAEPKAIAVHVWDKAIPQYELGHLDRLATVEKELQKSQGLYISANFIGGVALGDCIKRSLQEATKIDAFLK, from the coding sequence ATGTCCTTAACACCCTCCTCTGAAACCAATCAACCCTTAGATGTTCTTGTCGTTGGCGCAGGAATATCAGGGCTAACGATCGCCCATGAACTGGCGATCGCCAAAAAGTATCGCGTCTTGGTTGCGGAAGCACAGGATCGGGTGGGCGGTGCAATCACCAGCGCTAAAAATGATGAAGGTTATCAGTGGGAAGAGGGTCCAAATAGCTTTCAGCCTGCGCCTGAGCTATTGCGTTTAGCAGTGCAGGTGGGACTAAAGGACGAATTGGTATTAGCTAATGGCAAACTGCCCCGTTTTGTCTTTCTCAATGGCAAGTTAAACGCTTTACCCATGAGTCCACCGACAGCGATCGCCTCCAAAATTTTGACTTGGGGCGGCAAAATTCGTCTGGCTTTAGGTGCGATCGGCTTTGCGCGTCCCGCAATGGCTGGCGAAGAATCCGTCGATCAATTCTTTTCTCGCCTATTGGGTAAACAAGCGGTTGAAAGATTAGTTGCACCATTTATTTCAGGTGTATACGCAGGTGATCCTAAACGACTCAGTGCCAAGGCTGCCTTTGCTAAGATTTTTCGCTTAGAAAATAGCTATAACGGTTTGCTTGCAGGCGCGATCCTTTCGGCAAAGGAACGTAAAGCCCAAAAGCTGAATGATCCCAATCTTCCTAAAGTTAAAGCTGGTGAGTTGGGTTCATTTCGGCAAGGGATTCAGACTTTGCCTGAGGCGATCGCTACGAAGTTACGAGAGCAGGGTACAGCCGTCAAGCAGCAATGGACTTTGCGATCGCTAGAAAAGCAAGGCGAAATCTATATTTCTAAGTTTGATACGCCCATAGGTGAAGAAACGGTGCGATCGCGATCGGTGGTTCTCAGTACTCCCGCCTATGTCACCGCCAAACTATTGCAAGACTATTTACCAGCAGCTAGCCAAGCCTTAAACGAAATTTTTTATCCGACTGTAGCTTGTGTAGTGCTTGCTTACCCTAAGAGCGAATTTGCCTATGACATGAAAGGCTTTGGCAATCTCATTCCCCGCACTCAAGGCGTGAGAACTCTAGGCACAATCTGGTCATCCAGTTTATTTGCTGGACGCGCCCCTGAAGGTTGGCAACTGTTATTAAACTTTATCGGTGGCACACTCGATCCCGCTTTAGCCAAGCTTTCAGAGCCTGAAATCATTGCCGCCGTACATCAAGATCTTAAGAAAACAATCCTGCGTCCTGATACAAAAGCCGAACCGAAAGCGATCGCTGTGCATGTCTGGGATAAAGCCATTCCTCAGTACGAGCTGGGACATTTAGACCGTCTTGCGACGGTAGAAAAAGAATTACAAAAATCTCAAGGCTTGTATATCAGTGCCAACTTTATTGGCGGTGTGGCTTTAGGTGATTGCATCAAGCGGAGTTTGCAAGAAGCTACTAAAATTGATGCATTCTTAAAATAA
- a CDS encoding DUF2811 domain-containing protein has protein sequence MSTTVSILAEIPEELHETLKSYLESHPDWDQDRVFAAALSLFLLQNGGSDRHGTSPNASHSYRSTAKVYLNALFQHTV, from the coding sequence ATGAGTACGACCGTCAGTATATTGGCCGAAATTCCAGAAGAATTGCACGAAACCCTCAAAAGTTACCTAGAGTCACATCCTGACTGGGATCAGGATCGTGTATTTGCGGCTGCTTTGTCTTTGTTTCTGTTACAAAACGGTGGTAGCGATCGCCACGGCACATCTCCCAATGCATCCCATAGCTATCGCAGTACTGCCAAAGTGTATTTGAACGCTTTATTTCAGCACACAGTATAA
- a CDS encoding NfeD family protein, which yields MNLLPSQVWLLIGIALCVIELLVPLPTFMIAGAMGLAALLVGLIALILPIPALQILAWMLISAMLAVASRRFIPKDSHQLKEASEGVTLTEIPAGETGRVRYEGGSWKAKCDNPQIAIAAQQKVIILRRQGTTLIVVPENWLSH from the coding sequence ATGAATTTACTACCTAGTCAAGTCTGGCTACTGATCGGTATTGCCCTTTGCGTTATTGAGTTATTAGTACCATTGCCAACCTTTATGATTGCTGGGGCAATGGGCTTAGCTGCGTTACTAGTAGGTTTGATCGCGCTGATTTTGCCGATTCCTGCCTTGCAAATCCTTGCTTGGATGCTGATCTCGGCAATGTTAGCAGTTGCTTCACGGCGATTTATTCCCAAGGACTCGCACCAACTAAAAGAGGCGAGTGAAGGGGTTACGCTTACGGAAATCCCCGCAGGAGAAACGGGAAGAGTTCGTTATGAAGGCGGTTCATGGAAAGCCAAATGTGATAATCCTCAAATCGCGATCGCTGCTCAACAAAAAGTCATTATTCTGAGGCGACAAGGCACAACATTGATCGTTGTTCCTGAAAATTGGCTGAGTCACTAG
- a CDS encoding MlaD family protein: MQRKTLRDGALGLFIIGGVVALGGALLWLRGLQLNSSKFTFTIKIADASGLNTGSVVRFRGVEVGRVTALTAQTEGVDVQVSIEDPKLIIPKQSVAETNQSGFLGNTNIDIFPPEDKLAIDPKMNPIAKDCNADLIICQGGQIDGVRGVSFIALLKDSSTALRKINDQNLVDNLNETLTAAKATAKSVQKLTDSANRMVGTFENQLTRFGDTADAISGAATKVGNVANSAQDLIEVNREKLAQTLDGIAATSKEARSLLASAKPLLNDGKLIANLQQLAENAAETSANLRKVSGELNDPATMTALRETLDSARATFANAKKITADLDELTGDPKLRSNIRNLINGLGGLLSNAPNLDSIAPTATNSRPSEPTASDRPNLPVKLPETVEVARNKVIKSTTEDDRFRREKSLDSQKIKINSPKPTSTIVKSEIVPATEATGKN, encoded by the coding sequence GTGCAGCGAAAAACATTACGCGACGGTGCGCTTGGCTTATTTATCATTGGTGGAGTAGTGGCGCTTGGGGGCGCATTACTATGGCTGCGCGGGTTGCAACTCAATAGTTCTAAGTTTACGTTTACGATCAAAATCGCCGACGCGAGTGGACTAAATACTGGCTCAGTGGTTCGGTTTCGTGGTGTAGAAGTGGGACGGGTAACGGCTCTAACCGCCCAAACTGAAGGCGTTGATGTACAAGTAAGTATTGAAGATCCAAAGTTGATTATTCCCAAGCAATCGGTTGCAGAGACTAACCAAAGTGGTTTTCTGGGCAATACCAATATTGATATTTTCCCGCCTGAAGATAAATTAGCCATTGATCCAAAAATGAATCCGATCGCTAAGGATTGCAATGCTGATTTGATCATTTGTCAGGGCGGACAGATTGACGGTGTGCGTGGTGTGAGCTTCATTGCCTTACTCAAAGATTCAAGTACTGCATTACGCAAAATCAACGATCAAAATTTAGTCGATAACCTTAATGAAACTCTAACCGCCGCAAAAGCAACAGCTAAAAGTGTACAAAAGCTAACGGATTCAGCCAATCGGATGGTCGGTACGTTTGAAAATCAGCTGACAAGATTTGGTGATACTGCTGATGCAATTAGTGGTGCGGCGACCAAGGTTGGCAATGTGGCAAATAGCGCCCAAGACTTAATTGAGGTCAATCGCGAAAAACTAGCCCAAACCCTTGATGGAATTGCGGCTACTTCCAAAGAAGCGCGATCGCTGCTAGCCAGTGCCAAACCTTTATTAAATGATGGCAAGTTGATCGCCAACTTGCAGCAACTTGCGGAAAATGCTGCGGAAACCTCGGCAAATCTTCGTAAAGTATCGGGTGAACTAAATGATCCTGCTACCATGACAGCGTTACGCGAAACTCTGGACTCGGCTAGGGCAACTTTTGCCAATGCTAAGAAAATTACCGCCGATCTCGATGAACTGACAGGAGATCCCAAGCTGCGTAGCAATATTCGCAATTTGATTAATGGTTTAGGTGGATTGCTATCCAATGCGCCAAATTTGGACTCAATTGCACCAACGGCAACTAATTCACGTCCTAGCGAACCGACAGCAAGCGATCGCCCAAACCTACCCGTAAAACTACCAGAAACAGTAGAAGTCGCTCGCAATAAGGTGATTAAATCGACCACTGAGGATGATCGCTTTAGACGGGAAAAATCTTTAGACTCCCAAAAAATCAAAATCAATAGCCCCAAACCCACTAGCACGATTGTTAAATCAGAAATAGTCCCTGCGACAGAGGCTACAGGCAAGAATTAG
- a CDS encoding ABC transporter ATP-binding protein: MEPVRSLIKNSSNVVTPLLELRDIHKSFGSNAVLNGVDLTVHTGEAIAIIGPSGTGKSTILRIVCGLLAPDQGELYINGNLVSSEDDIQEGGYGLNIGMVFQNAALFDSLTVAENVGFSLFEHSRLSRREIYRLVEHKLAMVGLDNISDRYPSQLSGGMRKRVSFARAIMDDPTTKTQTKKVLLYDEPTAGLDPVASTIIEDLMRSLREQQVCDSYIVVTHQDSTIRRTADRLIVLYRGSVRYAGNVSTIDTADNPYVRQFFSGSTEGPIQLLTREV, translated from the coding sequence ATGGAGCCAGTCCGATCTCTGATCAAAAATAGTAGCAATGTGGTTACACCTTTGCTAGAACTGCGTGATATTCATAAAAGTTTTGGATCTAATGCTGTATTAAATGGTGTCGATCTCACTGTACATACAGGTGAAGCGATCGCCATCATTGGCCCCTCTGGTACTGGCAAATCGACAATCTTACGCATTGTTTGCGGACTACTTGCCCCTGACCAAGGTGAGTTATATATCAACGGCAACCTTGTTTCTTCTGAAGATGATATCCAAGAAGGAGGTTATGGTCTAAACATTGGGATGGTATTTCAAAATGCCGCCCTCTTTGACTCGCTTACGGTTGCCGAAAATGTGGGATTCTCATTATTTGAGCATTCCCGCTTGTCACGCCGCGAGATTTATCGACTGGTCGAACATAAGCTTGCCATGGTGGGTTTAGATAACATTAGCGATCGCTATCCGAGCCAACTGTCAGGCGGGATGCGGAAACGGGTGAGTTTTGCCCGTGCGATTATGGATGACCCCACCACCAAAACACAAACCAAAAAAGTGCTGCTCTATGATGAACCCACCGCAGGACTTGATCCTGTGGCTTCGACCATTATCGAAGACTTGATGCGATCGCTCCGAGAGCAACAGGTCTGTGATAGCTATATTGTCGTTACTCACCAAGACAGCACGATCCGCCGTACAGCCGATCGCCTGATCGTTCTTTATCGCGGATCGGTGCGCTATGCAGGAAACGTTAGTACAATTGATACTGCCGACAATCCGTATGTCAGACAATTTTTTAGTGGCAGTACTGAAGGTCCAATTCAACTTTTGACTAGGGAGGTATAA
- a CDS encoding asparaginase translates to MNLGKRNRFSANKITVQLLREGIVESIHSCQAAVVDTRGRILSAAGDPQTTTFARSSLKPIQALPVSITGAQERFNLSETDLAIICGSHQGTIAQARQVFSILWRCDVEPSALQCPVPECQKSPLQHNCSGKHAGMIAICKQQGWQISSYMDRHHPVQQLALNTMADLLHMPAAEFICAHDDCGVPTYLLEIGQLARLYALLSAHDQLHLERITRAMTRHPDMVSGNGQFDTELMRLSNGEVISKSGAEGVQCIGRIGEGLGLAIKVMDGSKRAKNAVSIHLLKQLGWINPTVAQSLEESFLSVGKYSRLEAVGELSLA, encoded by the coding sequence ATGAACCTTGGCAAGCGCAATCGTTTCTCCGCTAACAAAATTACCGTCCAATTGCTACGTGAGGGCATTGTCGAGTCAATTCACTCTTGCCAAGCTGCTGTCGTTGATACTAGAGGTCGAATCCTCTCAGCCGCAGGTGATCCGCAGACAACTACCTTTGCCCGTTCTAGCCTCAAACCTATTCAAGCGCTACCCGTCTCGATTACTGGCGCACAGGAGCGGTTTAACCTTTCAGAAACCGATCTTGCGATTATTTGCGGCTCGCACCAAGGGACGATCGCTCAAGCCCGACAAGTTTTTAGCATTCTTTGGCGATGTGATGTAGAGCCAAGCGCTTTACAATGTCCAGTCCCCGAATGTCAAAAAAGCCCACTACAGCATAATTGTTCTGGCAAGCACGCAGGCATGATTGCCATCTGCAAACAACAAGGGTGGCAGATTTCTTCCTATATGGATCGCCATCATCCTGTACAGCAACTGGCGCTCAATACAATGGCAGATCTTTTACATATGCCTGCTGCCGAATTTATCTGTGCCCATGATGATTGTGGTGTTCCTACCTATTTATTAGAGATTGGTCAACTAGCGCGACTCTACGCTTTACTATCGGCTCATGATCAATTGCATCTAGAACGTATTACCCGTGCGATGACTAGACATCCTGATATGGTGTCTGGAAATGGACAATTTGATACAGAGCTAATGCGCCTCAGTAATGGTGAAGTTATCAGTAAGTCTGGTGCAGAAGGGGTGCAATGTATTGGACGGATTGGCGAAGGATTGGGGTTAGCCATCAAGGTGATGGATGGCTCTAAAAGAGCAAAAAATGCGGTTTCTATCCATTTGTTAAAACAATTAGGATGGATTAATCCGACAGTTGCTCAAAGTCTCGAAGAATCATTTCTTTCCGTAGGTAAATATAGCCGTCTTGAAGCAGTTGGTGAGTTGTCTCTAGCATAA
- a CDS encoding MFS transporter produces MNRKFWIIALISFINSLSFTILIPVLYLYGRQFKLDDFQTSLLFAIYAIAQFFATPIIGKLSDRFGRKPLLIISLAGTVIANLMAGTAGSAAVLFLARFLDGITGGNASVAQAVISDVTNPEDRAKAFGINGAAFGLGFILGPAISLLAQKAALNTPLGKSFGASFLVAGTIAAIALVLTIFLLPETLKTKAQKAQNIFDIGLEKLITGLFMPKIGILLIINFLTGMTFTLFTFAFQPYFLQVLKQNSDALTLMFVLFGVLGVVMQTLGIAQMTKHLQLVQILFLGLFIRSLSFVLMPIWENAYYFVAVCVLFSLLNSVVQPMISALISLNTSPEQQGTILGLNSSYLSVSNAFGPVIAGLVVNQNNPSSYGYPLYLAGICTFLVLIFAFIKRKSYAVMRVLQ; encoded by the coding sequence ATGAATCGTAAATTTTGGATTATTGCTCTTATTTCTTTTATTAACTCCCTGAGTTTTACGATTCTGATCCCTGTTTTGTATCTCTATGGCAGACAGTTTAAATTAGATGATTTTCAGACCAGTTTGCTATTTGCAATTTATGCGATCGCCCAGTTTTTTGCCACCCCCATCATTGGTAAGCTCTCTGATCGCTTTGGACGAAAGCCACTGCTGATCATCAGTTTAGCGGGGACGGTGATTGCCAATCTGATGGCAGGGACAGCAGGAAGTGCCGCAGTCCTATTCTTGGCGAGATTTCTGGATGGCATCACAGGTGGTAATGCTTCAGTTGCCCAAGCTGTTATTTCCGATGTTACTAATCCTGAAGACCGCGCTAAAGCTTTTGGAATTAATGGAGCAGCCTTTGGGTTAGGGTTTATTTTGGGACCTGCAATCAGTTTACTTGCTCAAAAAGCAGCCCTGAATACACCTTTGGGCAAATCCTTTGGTGCTTCTTTTTTAGTAGCGGGAACCATTGCCGCGATCGCCTTAGTCCTCACAATTTTCCTCTTGCCAGAAACTCTCAAAACCAAAGCTCAGAAGGCTCAAAACATCTTTGACATTGGTTTAGAGAAACTGATTACAGGATTGTTTATGCCGAAAATCGGTATTTTATTGATTATCAATTTCCTCACGGGAATGACGTTCACTCTATTTACGTTTGCATTTCAACCCTATTTTTTGCAGGTTCTCAAACAGAATAGCGACGCACTTACTCTAATGTTTGTTTTATTTGGAGTATTAGGTGTTGTGATGCAGACTTTAGGTATTGCTCAAATGACCAAACATCTGCAACTAGTCCAGATTCTCTTTTTAGGATTATTTATCCGTAGTCTATCTTTCGTTTTAATGCCTATTTGGGAGAATGCATATTATTTTGTTGCTGTTTGCGTTCTCTTTTCGCTACTGAACTCAGTTGTGCAGCCAATGATTAGTGCGCTAATTTCGCTGAATACTAGTCCTGAGCAACAGGGTACAATTTTAGGGCTAAACTCCTCCTATCTCAGTGTATCCAACGCTTTTGGCCCCGTAATCGCAGGATTAGTTGTTAATCAAAATAATCCTAGTTCCTATGGTTATCCACTTTATTTAGCGGGAATATGTACGTTTTTAGTGCTAATTTTTGCATTTATAAAGCGCAAAAGCTACGCAGTGATGAGAGTACTCCAGTGA
- the ilvC gene encoding ketol-acid reductoisomerase — MARMYYDTDANLEFLAGKTVAIIGYGSQGHAHALNLKESGVDVIVGLYQGSPSWQKAESEGLTVKTVADASAAADLIMILLPDETQKAIYATEIAPNLKAGDTLAFAHGFNIHFAQVVPPADVDVIMVAPKGPGHLVRRTYTQGQGVPALFAVYQDATGHARDRAMAYAKGIGGTRGGVLETTFREETETDLFGEQAVLCGGLCALIKAGFETLVEAGYQPELAYFECLHEVKLIVDLVVEGGMSNMRYSISNTAEYGDYTRGPRVVTEQTKIEMKKILSEIQSGQFAREFVLENQAGKPGFTAMRRQEAEHQIESVGKDLRAMFSWLKKI, encoded by the coding sequence ATGGCTCGGATGTACTACGACACGGACGCAAATCTTGAATTTCTAGCAGGTAAGACAGTTGCAATTATCGGCTACGGTTCTCAGGGTCACGCCCATGCCCTTAACCTAAAAGAAAGCGGCGTGGATGTCATCGTGGGGTTATATCAAGGCAGTCCCTCATGGCAAAAAGCAGAATCTGAAGGTCTGACCGTCAAGACTGTTGCTGACGCATCGGCTGCTGCTGACCTAATTATGATTTTATTGCCTGACGAAACTCAAAAAGCAATTTATGCTACCGAAATTGCTCCAAATCTTAAAGCTGGAGATACTCTAGCTTTCGCCCATGGTTTCAATATTCACTTCGCACAAGTTGTTCCCCCTGCGGATGTCGATGTGATCATGGTCGCGCCTAAAGGACCTGGACACTTGGTACGTCGCACCTATACTCAAGGTCAAGGCGTTCCTGCTTTATTTGCAGTCTATCAAGATGCTACTGGACATGCCCGCGATCGCGCGATGGCTTATGCCAAAGGTATTGGCGGCACACGCGGCGGCGTTCTCGAAACGACTTTCCGTGAAGAGACTGAAACCGATCTATTCGGCGAACAAGCGGTACTCTGCGGCGGTCTATGCGCTCTCATCAAGGCAGGCTTTGAAACCCTTGTTGAAGCTGGCTATCAACCCGAACTCGCTTACTTTGAGTGCTTGCATGAAGTGAAGCTGATCGTGGACTTGGTAGTTGAAGGTGGTATGTCGAATATGCGCTACAGCATCTCGAATACTGCTGAATATGGTGATTACACCCGTGGTCCTCGTGTTGTTACTGAGCAGACAAAGATCGAAATGAAGAAAATTCTTTCGGAAATTCAATCTGGTCAATTTGCCCGTGAGTTTGTTCTTGAAAATCAAGCTGGCAAACCTGGTTTCACCGCAATGCGTCGTCAAGAAGCAGAGCATCAAATCGAGTCAGTCGGTAAAGATCTCCGCGCTATGTTTAGCTGGTTGAAGAAAATCTAA
- the mrdA gene encoding penicillin-binding protein 2 has product MTFTQRQNSPFNPTENTRTMGKGMRAAILFLLSVLVLIGILGGRLFYLQLIEGDRNQQLAENNRIRLIAKPPERGRLFDRKGNILASSRLAHVVYLWPIAQPKDKWEPIINRLAGLIGVSAQTITDKLEQEGYNSPNLVRVSTSISPKLVTVLSEHSLELPGVKVEPEAVRYYPNGDVAAHVLGYTGELNAEELPKLREKGYRPGDVIGKAGVEYAFENQLRGEWGGQQVEVDAFGKVLRVLGQKPPKAGSAVKMTIDLDLEKAVEKILGDQQGGIIAMNPNNGEILAMVSHPAFDPNLFSGKISEATWKRLQEKDHPFVNRVLQVYPPASTFKVVTMTAGLETKKFGINDVLATYPYLDVGGFQFWDHNKAGFGTIGFSEAMAYSSNTFFGQVGMRVGEKDLALWSRKYGYGEYSGIEIKEEETKGTVPDEEWKKRVIGEPWYVGNTLNMSIGQGDVQSNLVQVSMMTAIVANGGFKIRPHLLLEDNDAREWRQSLNISPTNLAALQKSLRSVFEYGTAAPLNSAEIAMAGKSGTAQDPPRPNHAWFTAYAPYENPEIVVTVFGENAGGGGGSAIAAPLAVQTIEAYMQIKNKPNSPNNPPVPVIN; this is encoded by the coding sequence ATGACTTTTACGCAACGACAAAATTCCCCTTTTAATCCCACTGAAAACACCCGCACCATGGGGAAGGGGATGCGAGCAGCTATTTTATTTTTGTTAAGCGTATTGGTGCTAATCGGGATTTTAGGTGGGCGGCTTTTTTATTTGCAACTGATTGAGGGCGATCGCAACCAGCAGCTTGCGGAAAACAATCGGATCAGATTAATTGCCAAACCTCCAGAAAGAGGGCGGCTTTTTGATCGCAAAGGTAATATTCTTGCCTCAAGTCGATTAGCGCATGTGGTGTATCTCTGGCCGATCGCCCAACCCAAGGACAAATGGGAGCCAATTATTAATCGCTTAGCTGGGTTAATCGGTGTTTCAGCGCAAACGATTACCGACAAGCTGGAACAGGAAGGATACAACTCGCCTAACCTAGTCAGAGTCTCCACCTCAATTAGCCCCAAACTGGTAACCGTACTTTCCGAGCATAGCCTCGAATTACCAGGGGTCAAAGTGGAGCCTGAAGCGGTGCGCTATTACCCCAATGGCGATGTCGCGGCGCATGTGTTGGGATATACAGGCGAACTAAATGCTGAAGAATTACCCAAATTACGAGAAAAAGGCTATCGCCCAGGAGATGTAATCGGTAAAGCTGGTGTGGAATATGCCTTTGAAAATCAGCTACGGGGTGAGTGGGGCGGTCAGCAGGTAGAGGTCGATGCTTTTGGAAAGGTACTGCGAGTTTTAGGACAAAAGCCACCGAAAGCAGGTAGCGCTGTCAAAATGACGATTGACTTAGATTTAGAAAAAGCCGTTGAAAAGATTTTAGGGGATCAGCAAGGTGGGATTATCGCCATGAACCCTAATAATGGTGAAATCCTTGCTATGGTTAGCCATCCAGCCTTCGATCCTAATCTATTTTCAGGTAAGATTTCCGAGGCAACATGGAAACGCTTGCAAGAAAAGGATCATCCTTTTGTCAATCGAGTTTTGCAGGTATATCCGCCCGCTAGTACTTTTAAGGTCGTAACTATGACAGCAGGTTTGGAAACCAAAAAATTTGGGATCAATGATGTGCTGGCGACCTACCCTTATCTTGATGTAGGCGGCTTTCAATTCTGGGATCACAACAAGGCAGGATTTGGCACGATTGGATTTTCGGAGGCGATGGCCTATAGCAGCAATACTTTCTTCGGACAAGTCGGTATGCGTGTGGGTGAAAAAGATCTTGCCCTATGGTCACGTAAATATGGCTATGGCGAATATTCGGGCATTGAAATCAAGGAGGAAGAAACTAAAGGCACTGTGCCTGATGAAGAGTGGAAGAAGCGCGTCATCGGTGAACCTTGGTATGTTGGTAATACTTTAAATATGTCAATTGGACAGGGTGATGTCCAATCTAATCTTGTCCAAGTCTCAATGATGACAGCTATTGTTGCTAATGGTGGGTTTAAGATTAGACCCCATTTGCTCTTAGAAGATAATGATGCAAGGGAGTGGCGGCAGTCTTTGAATATATCGCCTACAAATCTGGCAGCTCTGCAAAAGTCTTTGCGATCTGTATTTGAGTATGGTACAGCCGCGCCTCTAAATTCGGCGGAAATTGCCATGGCTGGTAAATCTGGTACGGCTCAAGATCCACCTCGTCCAAACCATGCATGGTTTACAGCCTATGCACCCTATGAAAATCCTGAAATTGTAGTGACCGTTTTTGGGGAAAATGCAGGTGGTGGTGGTGGTAGTGCGATCGCTGCTCCTTTAGCAGTACAAACGATCGAAGCTTATATGCAAATCAAAAATAAGCCCAACTCACCCAATAATCCACCAGTTCCTGTGATTAACTGA
- a CDS encoding ATP-binding protein, whose protein sequence is MIVTPVRSVGRKWSNLSFTSTLYLAPVLDLLLDEVPSEWQPELRLGLQEALVNAVKHGNALDPCKQITVKFSIVSQMYWWVITDQGSDLQSSGGSKDDPTPCHDLECGRGFYILRKIFEHVHWDSDSHRLTLCKRIDRLSKPMIF, encoded by the coding sequence GTGATTGTGACCCCTGTGCGTTCAGTAGGACGAAAGTGGAGTAATCTCAGTTTTACTTCAACCCTCTATCTTGCCCCAGTATTAGACTTGTTGCTTGACGAAGTACCGTCAGAATGGCAGCCAGAGTTACGATTGGGTTTACAAGAAGCCTTAGTCAATGCCGTCAAGCATGGCAATGCTCTCGATCCATGCAAGCAAATCACCGTTAAATTTTCAATAGTTTCGCAAATGTACTGGTGGGTGATCACTGATCAGGGAAGTGATTTGCAATCCTCTGGCGGATCAAAAGATGATCCTACACCCTGTCATGACTTAGAATGCGGTCGGGGTTTTTATATATTACGCAAAATTTTTGAGCATGTGCATTGGGATAGTGATAGCCATCGTTTGACTTTATGCAAGCGTATTGATCGATTGAGCAAACCGATGATTTTTTAA